The genomic stretch TGCGGGAGGGGAGCGGGCGACGGCCGCAAATCCTGGCGCTCGCGGAACTCGTGAACCTCTGTGAGGGAAAGCCCGTCTTCCGGATGTAGCCAACGAGAAGAACTCATGGCCAGACGGCTCATCTGGTGGAGCCGACGCAGAACGTGTAGGAGCCGCTAACCGGCAGGGGGTTTGCGAACCTTCCTCCAGGTTTCCTCGTAGATCGTCCGGCGTGGGCCGACGGCGACGATCTCGATCACCGTCCCGGCGACCCGGTAGATGATCCGGAACCGGGCGACGCGACAACTCCGCAGACCCCCAAGCTCATCGCGAAGCGCCTTGCCGATGGTCGGGTCGTCGAGCAGGTCGTCGAGGGCTGACCGGATCTTGCGCTTCAGGTCGGGGTGAAGCCCCCGGATCAGTGCGGCGACGTCATCGGGGATCCTGAGTCGACGCATGAGGATGAAGGGTCAGTCGGCGAATAGTTCGTCCAGTGTGTACAACGTCGCTTTGCCGCGCTTGAGGGCAGAGAGTCCCCGGCGGATTTCGGCGACGAGATCCGCATCTGCCCGGACCGCAGCCGTTTCCTTCCAGCTCTCGAAATCATCCGGGCTCACGAGAACCGCGGCCGCCCGCCCGTTGCGGGTGATGACGATCTCCTCGTCGTGCCCCTCGACCGCGTCGAGCAGGGCGCTGAGCCGAGCCTTGGCCTCGGAGAGCGGGACCGTTTTCATCGCACACGCTCCTGTATGGTCAGAATTATGACCAATGTAGGCTGGGGGGGATGGCTTGTCAACGGGCGGGTCCAGTCTGCCATCACCAAGAAACGTACCTCTCGGTCTCCCGCTAGCCGGCTTCCTCGCCGGGGACGTCCCCCCGGCGCAGCAGCGTGATCACGTGCCCGTCGAGTTCCGCGTGGCGGGCTGCGACCGACGGTCCCGCGCCAAGGGCGACGCGGCTCTCCTCCGGCCCGATCTCCAGCACGCGCACCTGTCCCCAGGCAACGGCGAGGTCGATGCCCAGTACCTTGG from bacterium encodes the following:
- a CDS encoding type II toxin-antitoxin system RelE/ParE family toxin, giving the protein MRRLRIPDDVAALIRGLHPDLKRKIRSALDDLLDDPTIGKALRDELGGLRSCRVARFRIIYRVAGTVIEIVAVGPRRTIYEETWRKVRKPPAG
- a CDS encoding type II toxin-antitoxin system Phd/YefM family antitoxin, producing MKTVPLSEAKARLSALLDAVEGHDEEIVITRNGRAAAVLVSPDDFESWKETAAVRADADLVAEIRRGLSALKRGKATLYTLDELFAD